The Etheostoma cragini isolate CJK2018 chromosome 15, CSU_Ecrag_1.0, whole genome shotgun sequence genome window below encodes:
- the LOC117958094 gene encoding ubiquitin carboxyl-terminal hydrolase 22 isoform X1, with the protein MSPAGCSHVNGYKVDNWKQNLRVIYQCFVWSGTAETRRRKVLQSDAGWTELAKSCICHMCGAHLNRLHSCLYCVFFGCFTKKHIHEHAKNKRHNLAIDLLYGGIYCFVCQDYIYDKDMEQIAKEEQRKAWKLQGIGEKYTTWEPTKRELELLRHNPKRRKITTNCTIGLRGLINLGNTCFMNCIVQALTHTPLLRDFFLSDRHKCEMQSNSCLVCEMSQLFQEFYSGHRSPHIPFRLLHLVWTHARHLAGYEQQDAHEFLIAALDVLHRHCKGDTIRDDNGKKANNPNHCNCIIDQIFTGGLQSDVTCQVCHGVSTTIDPFWDISLDLPGSSTPFWPLSPGGDGSTVNGESHLSGSTTLTDCLRRFTRPEHLGSSAKIKCGGCHSYQESTKQLTMKKLPIVACFHLKRFEHSAKLRRKITTYVSFPLELDMTPFMASSKESRMNGQYQQTVDVLNNDNKYSLFAVVNHQGTLESGHYTSFIRQHKDQWFKCDDAIITKASIKDVLDSEGYLLFYHKQFLEYE; encoded by the exons GCCAAGTCGTGTATCTGTCACATGTGTGGCGCCCACCTGAACCGACTCCACTCTTGTCTCTACTGCGTATTCTTCGGCTGTTTTACGAAGAAACACATCCACGAGCACGCAAAAAACAAGAGACACAATCTAG CAATAGACTTATTATACGGGGgaatttattgttttgtgtgtcaagACTACATATACGACAAAGACATGGAGCAGATTGCCAAAGAGGAACAGAGGAAAGCCTGGAAATTGCAAG GCATAGGGGAGAAATACACAACATGGGAGCCGACCAAGAGGGAGCTAGAATTATTACGACACAATCCAAAGCGAAGGAAAATCACTACAAACTGTACCATAG GTTTACGAGGGTTAATAAACCTGGGCAACACATGTTTCATGAACTGTATTGTTCAggccctaacacacacaccgCTGCTTCGAGACTTCTTTCTCTCCGACAGACACAAGTGCGAGATGCAATCAAACTCCTGTCTGGTGTGTGAGATGTCGCAGCTCTTTCAGGAG TTCTATTCGGGCCACCGGTCACCCCACATTCCCTTCCGGCTGCTGCACCTGGTGTGGACTCATGCACGTCACCTTGCAGGCTACGAGCAGCAAGACGCCCACGAATTCCTCATCGCAGCATTAGACGTTCTACATAGGCACTGCAAAGGGGACACCATCA GAGATGACAATGGGAAGAAGGCCAACAATCCAAACCACTGTAACTGCATCATTGACCAAATCTTCACTGGGGGCCTGCAGTCAGATGTTACCTGTCAAGTTTgcca cGGGGTTTCCACAACGATAGATCCATTTTGGGACATCAGTCTGGACCTTCCTGGCTCATCGACGCCTTTCTGGCCCCTCAGCCCGGGAGGGGATGGCAGCACAGTCAATGGAGAGAGCCATCTGTCAGGGTCCACCACTCTCACAGACTGCCTACGCAG GTTTACGCGGCCAGAGCATCTAGGAAGCAGTGCCAAAATCAAGTGTGGCGGTTGCCATAGCTACCAGGAATCCACCAAACAGCTGACAATGAAGAAGCTCCCCATCGTAGCATGTTTCCATCTTAAA CGGTTCGAGCATTCTGCCAAACTGCGGAGGAAGATCACTACATACGTTTCCTTCCCCCTAGAGTTAGACATGACGCCATTCATGGCATCCAG TAAAGAGAGCAGAATGAACGGGCAGTATCAACAGACGGTTGATGTACTAAACAACGACAATAA GTATTCCTTGTTTGCCGTAGTCAACCACCAAGGCACATTAGAGAGTGGCCACTACACCAGCTTCATCCGCCAGCACAAAGACCAGTGGTTCAAATGCGATGATGCCATAATCACCAAGGCCAGCATTAAGGATGTACTCGATAGTGAAGG GTATCTCTTATTCTACCATAAACAGTTCCTTGAGTATGAGTAG
- the LOC117958099 gene encoding somatostatin receptor type 2-like: protein MDSWIFPLSPLNLSEHLMYDSLIQSNESNLQGNYTDHSFNKTSTVVITCLYFLVCTVGLCGNSLVIYVILRYAKMKTVTNIYILNLAVADVLFMLGLPFIAIQLALVHWPFGPVLCRVVMTVDSLNQFTSIFCLMVMSIDRYLAVVHPIKSTKWRKPRMAKTINLAVWGVSLMVNLPIVIYSGVITKHDGCFCTIVWPEPQEAYYTVFMFYTFILGFFLPLLVICLCYLFIIFKVKSSGIRVGSSKRKRSERRVTRMVSIVVAVFVFCWLPFYVFNVTSVTGTISTTPILRSTFAFVVVLGYANSCANPILYAFLSENFKKSFQNVLCLKKVGGLDEADCSDSRKDKSCMINDPTETQSTLLNGDLQTSI from the coding sequence ATGGACTCCTGGATCTTCCCATTGTCCCCTCTGAACCTGTCGGAGCACCTCATGTATGACAGCTTAATACAAAGTAATGAGTCCAACCTCCAAGGGAACTACACAGACCACAGCTTCAACAAAACCAGCACGGTGGTCATCACCTGTTTGTACTTTCTGGTTTGCACTGTGGGGCTCTGCGGAAACTCCCTCGTCATCTACGTTATCCTGCGCTACGCCAAGATGAAGACAGTTACTAACATCTACATCCTGAACCTGGCAGTGGCCGACGTGCTCTTCATGCTGGGCCTGCCTTTCATCGCCATCCAGCTGGCGCTGGTCCACTGGCCATTTGGTCCTGTGCTCTGCAGGGTGGTGATGACCGTTGATTCCCTGAACCAGTTCACATCTATCTTCTGCCTGATGGTCATGAGCATCGACCGCTACCTGGCTGTGGTGCATCCCATCAAATCCACAAAGTGGCGCAAGCCGCGCATGGCAAAGACTATTAACTTAGCAGTGTGGGGGGTGTCCCTGATGGTTAATCTGCCCATTGTTATCTACAGCGGAGTCATCACAAAGCACGACGGCTGCTTCTGCACCATCGTGTGGCCCGAGCCACAAGAGGCCTACTACACAGTGTTCATGTTCTACACCTTCATCCTGGGCTTCTTCCTGCCCCTTTTGGTCATCTGCCTTTGCTACTTGTTCATCATCTTTAAGGTGAAGTCCTCAGGCATCCGTGTAGGCTCCTCCAAGAGAAAGCGCTCAGAAAGAAGGGTGACTCGGATGGTGTCCATCGTGGTGGCAGTGTTTGTCTTCTGCTGGCTGCCTTTTTACGTCTTCAACGTGACCTCGGTGACAGGAACCATCAGCACTACTCCCATCCTGAGGAGCACCTTTGCTTTTGTGGTGGTTTTGGGATACGCCAACAGCTGTGCCAATCCCATCCTCTACGCCTTCTTGTCGGAGAACTTCAAGAAGAGTTTCCAGAATGTTCTGTGTCTTAAGAAGGTGGGTGGGCTGGATGAGGCTGATTGCAGCGACAGCCGGAAGGATAAGTCTTGCATGATAAATGACCCCACAGAGACCCAAAGTACTCTGCTGAATGGGGACCTGCAGACCAGCATCTGA
- the LOC117958094 gene encoding ubiquitin carboxyl-terminal hydrolase 22 isoform X2 — protein MSPAGCSHVNGYKVDNWKQNLRVIYQCFVWSGTAETRRRKAKSCICHMCGAHLNRLHSCLYCVFFGCFTKKHIHEHAKNKRHNLAIDLLYGGIYCFVCQDYIYDKDMEQIAKEEQRKAWKLQGIGEKYTTWEPTKRELELLRHNPKRRKITTNCTIGLRGLINLGNTCFMNCIVQALTHTPLLRDFFLSDRHKCEMQSNSCLVCEMSQLFQEFYSGHRSPHIPFRLLHLVWTHARHLAGYEQQDAHEFLIAALDVLHRHCKGDTIRDDNGKKANNPNHCNCIIDQIFTGGLQSDVTCQVCHGVSTTIDPFWDISLDLPGSSTPFWPLSPGGDGSTVNGESHLSGSTTLTDCLRRFTRPEHLGSSAKIKCGGCHSYQESTKQLTMKKLPIVACFHLKRFEHSAKLRRKITTYVSFPLELDMTPFMASSKESRMNGQYQQTVDVLNNDNKYSLFAVVNHQGTLESGHYTSFIRQHKDQWFKCDDAIITKASIKDVLDSEGYLLFYHKQFLEYE, from the exons GCCAAGTCGTGTATCTGTCACATGTGTGGCGCCCACCTGAACCGACTCCACTCTTGTCTCTACTGCGTATTCTTCGGCTGTTTTACGAAGAAACACATCCACGAGCACGCAAAAAACAAGAGACACAATCTAG CAATAGACTTATTATACGGGGgaatttattgttttgtgtgtcaagACTACATATACGACAAAGACATGGAGCAGATTGCCAAAGAGGAACAGAGGAAAGCCTGGAAATTGCAAG GCATAGGGGAGAAATACACAACATGGGAGCCGACCAAGAGGGAGCTAGAATTATTACGACACAATCCAAAGCGAAGGAAAATCACTACAAACTGTACCATAG GTTTACGAGGGTTAATAAACCTGGGCAACACATGTTTCATGAACTGTATTGTTCAggccctaacacacacaccgCTGCTTCGAGACTTCTTTCTCTCCGACAGACACAAGTGCGAGATGCAATCAAACTCCTGTCTGGTGTGTGAGATGTCGCAGCTCTTTCAGGAG TTCTATTCGGGCCACCGGTCACCCCACATTCCCTTCCGGCTGCTGCACCTGGTGTGGACTCATGCACGTCACCTTGCAGGCTACGAGCAGCAAGACGCCCACGAATTCCTCATCGCAGCATTAGACGTTCTACATAGGCACTGCAAAGGGGACACCATCA GAGATGACAATGGGAAGAAGGCCAACAATCCAAACCACTGTAACTGCATCATTGACCAAATCTTCACTGGGGGCCTGCAGTCAGATGTTACCTGTCAAGTTTgcca cGGGGTTTCCACAACGATAGATCCATTTTGGGACATCAGTCTGGACCTTCCTGGCTCATCGACGCCTTTCTGGCCCCTCAGCCCGGGAGGGGATGGCAGCACAGTCAATGGAGAGAGCCATCTGTCAGGGTCCACCACTCTCACAGACTGCCTACGCAG GTTTACGCGGCCAGAGCATCTAGGAAGCAGTGCCAAAATCAAGTGTGGCGGTTGCCATAGCTACCAGGAATCCACCAAACAGCTGACAATGAAGAAGCTCCCCATCGTAGCATGTTTCCATCTTAAA CGGTTCGAGCATTCTGCCAAACTGCGGAGGAAGATCACTACATACGTTTCCTTCCCCCTAGAGTTAGACATGACGCCATTCATGGCATCCAG TAAAGAGAGCAGAATGAACGGGCAGTATCAACAGACGGTTGATGTACTAAACAACGACAATAA GTATTCCTTGTTTGCCGTAGTCAACCACCAAGGCACATTAGAGAGTGGCCACTACACCAGCTTCATCCGCCAGCACAAAGACCAGTGGTTCAAATGCGATGATGCCATAATCACCAAGGCCAGCATTAAGGATGTACTCGATAGTGAAGG GTATCTCTTATTCTACCATAAACAGTTCCTTGAGTATGAGTAG